One Prevotella intermedia ATCC 25611 = DSM 20706 DNA window includes the following coding sequences:
- a CDS encoding RNA polymerase sigma factor RpoD/SigA, with the protein MATNSKYIEEIANQQLLTDAEERELAAKIKIGDAKALEKLTKANLKFVVSLAHQYRNRGLGEDDLISEGNIGMMHAAQKFDGAKGTRFVKFAATYIRKAMEEAIREQLDTYKVQNAGEDKQRTRKAHTLSIDQPVPVGSNGNFTLQSVLENKNSPQADEHLTRQIIAAEIAKGMDVLDERQQKVITLIYGLQNGERYTMEEIAKEMGIKRERVRQIRNKALRKLQKRLK; encoded by the coding sequence ATGGCTACAAACAGTAAATACATAGAGGAAATTGCCAATCAGCAACTGCTTACCGATGCTGAAGAGCGCGAACTCGCAGCCAAGATTAAGATTGGAGATGCAAAGGCTTTGGAGAAACTAACGAAGGCTAACCTGAAGTTTGTTGTATCGTTGGCACACCAATACAGGAACCGTGGGCTTGGTGAAGACGACCTGATAAGCGAAGGAAACATTGGCATGATGCACGCAGCGCAGAAGTTCGACGGCGCAAAAGGTACACGATTCGTCAAGTTTGCTGCTACCTACATACGCAAGGCAATGGAAGAAGCCATAAGAGAACAGCTCGATACTTATAAAGTACAGAATGCTGGAGAGGATAAACAACGTACCCGCAAAGCCCACACGCTATCTATCGACCAGCCCGTACCTGTTGGCAGCAACGGCAACTTCACCTTGCAAAGCGTCTTGGAGAACAAGAACTCGCCACAAGCCGACGAGCATTTAACACGCCAGATTATTGCTGCTGAAATTGCAAAAGGTATGGACGTGCTTGACGAAAGGCAGCAGAAAGTAATCACGCTTATCTACGGACTGCAAAATGGCGAACGTTATACTATGGAAGAGATAGCCAAAGAAATGGGAATAAAGCGTGAACGTGTGCGTCAAATACGCAACAAGGCATTGCGCAAACTACAAAAACGCCTGAAATAA
- a CDS encoding esterase-like activity of phytase family protein, which produces MKLFLTLFFALISASTLAQTYPKLVALNEQHHFKETVPKGNYSGITWLGGNRYAVVSDKTEHSGFYIFTLDIDLNTGDIKQVVSNGFFTSSAPNADEEGIAFHSGRHSIFIAREADNSICEYDLSGKLTGKQLLVPSSLRSASNVYGLESLTYNGTTHLFWTTTESTLETDGKQAAPMQLLENRLRLQAFDESLQPIAQYAYKMDKGTVNKPAQNYAMGVADMVALDNGVLLVLERELYVAPKKFGSFVKNKLYSVNTNTAEQIDSDKPLTDASPYMVKHLLAEWKTSLTLFHQDFANYEGMCLGPKLNDGSQVLILCADSQNQYGGILRDWFRTIVFRY; this is translated from the coding sequence ATGAAATTGTTTCTCACTTTATTCTTTGCACTTATTTCTGCATCAACCCTTGCACAAACCTATCCTAAACTGGTAGCTTTGAATGAACAGCACCACTTTAAAGAAACGGTTCCGAAAGGCAATTATAGTGGAATAACGTGGTTAGGGGGCAACCGTTATGCGGTTGTTTCCGATAAAACAGAGCACAGTGGCTTTTATATTTTCACGTTGGATATAGACTTAAATACAGGTGATATTAAGCAAGTGGTGTCTAATGGTTTCTTTACCTCGTCTGCACCAAATGCCGACGAAGAAGGTATTGCCTTCCATTCAGGTAGACACAGCATATTCATAGCGCGTGAAGCTGACAATAGTATCTGCGAATACGACCTGTCGGGCAAACTTACTGGCAAGCAATTGCTTGTTCCGTCCAGCCTTCGTTCTGCTTCAAATGTCTATGGTTTAGAGTCTTTAACCTACAATGGCACTACACATTTGTTCTGGACTACTACCGAATCTACATTGGAAACCGATGGGAAACAGGCAGCACCTATGCAGCTGTTGGAAAACCGTTTGCGTCTTCAAGCCTTCGATGAAAGCCTCCAACCCATAGCGCAATATGCTTACAAGATGGACAAAGGCACCGTAAATAAGCCTGCGCAGAACTATGCTATGGGTGTAGCCGATATGGTTGCATTAGACAATGGTGTACTTCTTGTTTTGGAAAGAGAACTTTATGTTGCGCCCAAAAAGTTCGGTTCGTTTGTAAAAAACAAACTTTATAGTGTCAATACTAACACTGCGGAGCAAATAGACAGCGACAAACCGCTCACGGACGCAAGTCCTTACATGGTGAAACACTTACTTGCGGAATGGAAAACATCATTAACCTTGTTTCATCAAGACTTCGCCAATTACGAAGGAATGTGCCTTGGACCTAAGCTGAATGATGGTTCGCAAGTTCTAATCTTGTGTGCCGACAGTCAAAATCAGTATGGTGGCATACTGCGCGATTGGTTTCGTACAATCGTTTTCCGCTACTAA
- the gmd gene encoding GDP-mannose 4,6-dehydratase has protein sequence MSKNIALITGITGQDGSYLAEFLIEKGYEVHGLLRRSSSFNTGRIEHLYLDEWVRDMKKDRLINLHWADMTDSSSLIRIIGEVKPTEIYNLAAQSHVKVSFDVPEYTADTDAVGVLRLLEAVRICGLEKVCKIYQASTSELFGKVQEVPQKETTPFYPRSPYAVAKLYGYWIMKNYRESYGMYCCNGILFNHESERRGENFVTRKITLAASRIAQGMQDKLYLGNLGAQRDWGYAKDYVECMWLILQQDEPDDFVIATGEMYTVRAFCTAAFKEAGIELEWKGDGIDEKGYNKATGEAIVEVDPKYFRPAEVEQLLGDPTKAKTKLGWNPRKTTFEQLVKIMVEHDMKFVKKLYLKAQMPE, from the coding sequence ATGAGCAAGAATATAGCATTAATAACAGGAATTACTGGTCAAGACGGAAGCTACTTGGCAGAATTTTTGATAGAAAAAGGTTATGAAGTGCACGGACTGTTGCGCCGTAGCTCTTCTTTTAATACGGGACGCATTGAGCATTTGTATTTAGACGAATGGGTGCGCGATATGAAGAAAGACCGTTTGATTAATCTGCATTGGGCAGATATGACCGACTCGTCCTCTTTAATCCGTATTATTGGCGAAGTAAAGCCTACCGAAATCTACAACCTTGCAGCACAAAGCCACGTTAAAGTCAGCTTTGATGTACCTGAATATACAGCCGATACCGATGCAGTAGGTGTACTCCGACTCTTGGAAGCCGTGCGCATCTGTGGTTTGGAAAAGGTTTGTAAGATTTATCAAGCATCAACTTCAGAACTGTTTGGTAAGGTACAGGAAGTGCCACAGAAAGAAACAACACCTTTCTATCCACGTTCTCCATATGCTGTTGCAAAGCTCTATGGCTACTGGATAATGAAAAACTATCGCGAATCGTACGGAATGTACTGCTGCAACGGTATTCTTTTCAACCACGAGAGTGAACGCCGTGGCGAGAATTTCGTTACCCGTAAAATCACTTTGGCAGCTTCTCGCATTGCTCAAGGTATGCAGGATAAACTTTATCTTGGCAATCTTGGTGCGCAGCGCGACTGGGGATACGCTAAGGATTATGTTGAATGTATGTGGCTAATACTTCAGCAAGACGAACCAGACGACTTCGTTATCGCTACTGGAGAGATGTACACGGTGCGTGCTTTCTGCACGGCTGCGTTTAAGGAAGCTGGCATAGAACTTGAATGGAAAGGCGATGGCATCGACGAAAAAGGATACAACAAAGCTACGGGCGAAGCTATTGTAGAGGTAGACCCTAAGTATTTCCGTCCTGCTGAAGTGGAACAACTGCTTGGCGACCCTACAAAAGCAAAGACGAAGTTGGGTTGGAATCCTCGTAAAACCACCTTTGAGCAGCTGGTTAAGATAATGGTTGAACACGATATGAAGTTTGTTAAGAAGCTGTACCTAAAGGCACAAATGCCCGAATAA
- a CDS encoding mannose-1-phosphate guanylyltransferase — MIHTNNHLVIMAGGVGSRFWPMSTIDKPKQFIDVLGVGRSLMQLTYDRLKGITKPENVWVVTNEKYCELVHEQLPDIPVGNILSEPCRRNTAPCIAYVSWRIKKSDPKANIIVTPSDHIVTNQDEFRRVVTNCLKFTSETDAIVTLGMKPSRPETGYGYIQADLTAPSARNKEIFRVDQFREKPDVETAKKYISMNNFFWNAGIFIWNVSTIVNAFRIYQPGIARIFERISEVLGTPDEQKHIDEVYPECEGISVDYAIMEKAEEIFVCPADFGWSDLGTWGSLHLQSQHDLYGNAVIGDNIQMYDSKNCIVHATDAKKVVVQGLEGYIVAEKDGMLLICKLDEEQRIKQFSENN, encoded by the coding sequence ATGATACATACAAACAACCATCTTGTGATAATGGCAGGGGGAGTCGGCAGCCGATTCTGGCCTATGAGTACGATAGATAAGCCCAAACAGTTTATCGACGTATTGGGTGTTGGCAGGTCGTTGATGCAACTTACCTACGACCGATTGAAAGGTATCACGAAGCCAGAAAACGTTTGGGTGGTTACAAACGAGAAATATTGCGAGCTGGTTCACGAACAGTTGCCCGACATTCCTGTTGGTAATATCTTGAGCGAGCCGTGCAGAAGAAACACTGCACCTTGCATAGCATACGTTAGTTGGCGCATAAAGAAGTCCGACCCTAAAGCAAACATCATCGTAACTCCAAGCGACCATATCGTAACCAATCAAGATGAGTTCCGCCGTGTTGTAACAAATTGCCTCAAGTTTACCTCCGAAACCGATGCCATTGTTACGTTGGGAATGAAGCCTTCGCGCCCTGAAACAGGGTACGGATATATACAAGCCGATTTGACAGCACCTTCTGCACGCAACAAGGAAATATTCCGAGTAGACCAATTCAGGGAAAAACCCGATGTAGAAACGGCAAAGAAGTATATCAGTATGAACAACTTCTTTTGGAATGCAGGTATCTTTATCTGGAATGTATCTACCATTGTGAACGCTTTCCGTATATACCAACCTGGCATTGCACGCATCTTCGAACGTATTTCAGAGGTGTTAGGTACTCCCGACGAGCAGAAACACATTGATGAGGTCTACCCCGAATGCGAGGGAATATCGGTCGATTACGCTATTATGGAGAAGGCAGAGGAAATCTTTGTATGCCCCGCCGACTTTGGTTGGAGCGACCTTGGTACGTGGGGTTCGCTGCACTTGCAGTCGCAACACGACCTTTACGGCAATGCTGTAATAGGGGATAATATACAAATGTACGATAGTAAGAACTGCATTGTCCACGCAACCGATGCCAAAAAGGTTGTGGTTCAAGGTCTTGAAGGCTATATCGTAGCAGAAAAAGACGGTATGTTGCTTATCTGCAAACTTGACGAGGAGCAACGGATAAAGCAATTTTCAGAGAACAATTGA
- a CDS encoding winged helix-turn-helix domain-containing protein has protein sequence MVEKKEVAKAATKRTTTKKACAKKATVKVDLSSENVGFKAGDVYNALAAENKGLTVSEIAKAAKITIEEAYLGIGWLLKEGKINSEDDKIVLA, from the coding sequence ATGGTAGAAAAGAAAGAAGTTGCTAAAGCGGCAACCAAACGGACAACAACAAAGAAGGCCTGTGCAAAGAAAGCTACGGTAAAGGTAGACTTGAGCTCAGAGAATGTAGGTTTTAAAGCTGGCGATGTGTACAATGCACTTGCAGCAGAGAACAAAGGACTTACTGTTTCTGAAATTGCAAAGGCAGCAAAAATCACCATTGAAGAGGCTTATCTGGGTATAGGTTGGCTTCTAAAGGAAGGAAAAATAAATAGCGAAGACGATAAAATAGTCTTGGCTTAA